A portion of the Marinobacter alexandrii genome contains these proteins:
- a CDS encoding ABC transporter permease: MNNLRPPKLAEKFLLLFLKKELAEEVLGDLDEKFYWTIEKKSLRRAKLNYWYQVFNYLRPFAFKFFKSNSIIPTMIKHNFKISYRILKKNKVFSAINIGGLAMGMIVTTLIGLWIHDELSFNTHHKNYESIVQVLRKEMENGEIEVNSSHVSKLGEHLKQTYPTIFQKVAITFYRNQQLVVTVGKQSLERLGYFFSTDAPEMLSLEMIAGQASLENKEAVLLSESLAKTLFIDQNPIGEFVQINTSTQLIVNGVYKDIPLNSTFSDMDFILSMELIYNDDSPPTWNNYNTKIYAQLNDGVEAEEASAIIKDALTDNISEENGPMDLLLLPMKDWRLKADFNSVDGSQMTSNRVVFIRLYGAIGIFVLMLACINFMNLNTARYQSRGKEVGIRKTVGSQRKQLVSQFLAESVLYASVSFVVSILVTWLILPWFNGISDKDLSLPWDVPEFWLIGIFFTLFSAIVAGSYPALFLSSFSPLKALGGTLRQGKASVRLRQILVVFQFAISILLMIGTFTVHNQIQHAKSRPVGYDQEDLITVRGRSSEFYKKFDVLRETVKQTGMVEEMASANYPLMNTLGNNGGFRLEQNDAAYSFSFNTIFVTPEYGAATKWELLAGRDFSREHGDETQNIIISESAVEQMGLENPVGKRLISQRGMRDRQKELTIIGVVKDMIKGSPYEPPMPLMLFASEDAESYSFIRMKKGVRYVEAIPKIQAAFEKILPGHPFNYEFVDDAYSTKFRSEEKIGSLATFFSGLAIVISCLGLFGLSAFIVEQRTKEIGIRKVLGASIPTLWKLLSKDFSLLVVISSVLAIPAASYFLNGWLENYEYRIEITWWMYAIAAIGGFFIALFTVSYHSLKASLGNPVDALRSE, translated from the coding sequence GTGAACAATTTAAGGCCACCAAAACTAGCTGAGAAATTTCTACTTCTATTCTTAAAAAAGGAATTAGCAGAAGAGGTACTCGGCGATCTTGATGAAAAATTCTACTGGACTATAGAAAAAAAATCATTGAGACGAGCAAAGCTCAACTATTGGTATCAAGTCTTCAATTACCTCCGACCTTTTGCTTTCAAATTTTTTAAGTCAAACTCAATTATTCCGACTATGATCAAGCACAACTTCAAAATCAGCTATCGCATTCTCAAAAAGAACAAGGTATTTTCAGCTATTAACATTGGTGGACTTGCCATGGGTATGATAGTCACTACCCTCATCGGCTTGTGGATTCATGACGAACTCTCATTCAACACGCATCACAAAAACTACGAGAGCATCGTGCAGGTGCTTAGAAAAGAGATGGAAAATGGAGAGATAGAGGTCAACAGTTCTCACGTGAGCAAATTGGGTGAGCATTTAAAACAAACCTATCCAACTATATTCCAGAAAGTAGCTATTACTTTCTATAGAAACCAGCAGTTGGTGGTAACCGTCGGAAAACAGTCATTGGAGCGTTTAGGATACTTTTTTTCTACCGATGCTCCCGAAATGCTTTCTCTTGAAATGATAGCGGGACAGGCTTCATTAGAAAATAAAGAAGCAGTGCTTCTGTCTGAGTCACTGGCTAAAACTCTTTTCATCGATCAAAATCCCATTGGCGAGTTTGTGCAGATTAATACATCAACGCAGTTGATTGTAAATGGTGTATACAAGGATATTCCACTCAATTCTACTTTCTCCGACATGGATTTCATACTCTCTATGGAGCTGATTTATAATGATGATAGCCCACCAACATGGAACAACTACAATACGAAAATATATGCACAATTAAACGATGGAGTTGAAGCAGAAGAAGCTTCAGCAATCATTAAGGACGCACTGACAGATAACATCTCAGAGGAAAATGGGCCAATGGACTTGCTCCTTCTCCCCATGAAAGATTGGCGACTTAAAGCTGATTTTAACTCTGTTGATGGAAGCCAGATGACCAGTAATCGAGTTGTTTTTATTAGATTATATGGAGCCATTGGCATCTTCGTGCTCATGCTTGCTTGTATCAATTTCATGAATCTAAACACGGCACGTTATCAAAGTCGAGGCAAAGAGGTTGGGATTCGCAAAACGGTAGGATCACAAAGAAAACAATTGGTATCACAGTTTTTAGCCGAGTCTGTGCTTTATGCTTCAGTATCTTTTGTGGTATCTATTCTAGTTACCTGGTTGATTCTTCCATGGTTTAATGGCATTTCCGACAAAGACTTAAGCTTACCTTGGGACGTTCCGGAGTTTTGGCTGATAGGGATCTTTTTCACTCTGTTTTCTGCCATTGTTGCTGGAAGCTATCCGGCGCTGTTCCTTTCTTCATTCAGCCCGTTGAAAGCACTTGGCGGCACCTTGAGACAGGGGAAAGCAAGTGTTCGACTAAGGCAAATTCTGGTCGTCTTTCAGTTTGCTATTTCTATCTTATTGATGATAGGAACCTTCACGGTACATAATCAAATTCAGCATGCTAAGTCTCGGCCGGTTGGTTACGATCAGGAAGATTTGATTACAGTCAGAGGACGCTCAAGTGAATTCTACAAAAAATTTGATGTGTTGCGTGAAACAGTGAAACAGACAGGAATGGTTGAAGAAATGGCATCTGCCAATTATCCATTGATGAATACGCTTGGAAACAATGGTGGATTTCGCTTGGAGCAAAATGACGCTGCATACTCTTTTTCATTCAATACCATTTTCGTTACCCCGGAATACGGTGCAGCCACCAAGTGGGAGTTATTAGCAGGAAGAGACTTTTCACGAGAGCATGGAGATGAAACACAAAATATCATTATCAGTGAGTCTGCTGTGGAGCAAATGGGCTTGGAAAATCCAGTGGGAAAACGATTGATTTCCCAGAGAGGAATGCGTGATCGACAGAAAGAACTAACGATCATCGGAGTAGTCAAGGATATGATCAAAGGATCTCCATACGAACCACCAATGCCTTTGATGCTTTTTGCTAGTGAAGATGCCGAAAGCTATTCATTTATCCGAATGAAAAAGGGTGTACGATATGTAGAAGCAATCCCGAAGATTCAGGCAGCATTTGAGAAGATTTTACCGGGGCATCCATTTAACTATGAGTTTGTTGATGATGCGTATTCAACCAAATTCCGATCAGAAGAAAAGATTGGAAGTTTGGCTACTTTCTTTAGTGGGCTGGCCATTGTAATAAGCTGTCTGGGTTTATTTGGCTTATCAGCCTTCATCGTGGAGCAGCGCACCAAAGAAATTGGGATTAGAAAAGTGTTGGGTGCATCC
- a CDS encoding helix-turn-helix transcriptional regulator, with product MKESKLGDFEETILLLVGILGDQAYAFKIAEEFETQTKRPVSIGAVHSTLSRIEEKGFLTSKMGESSAERGGRRKRIYTITATGQRALEISRELKMTLWNQFPAFAEGKLNFVFG from the coding sequence ATGAAAGAAAGTAAACTAGGAGACTTTGAAGAAACGATTCTGTTGCTCGTTGGCATTCTCGGAGACCAAGCATATGCCTTCAAGATTGCTGAGGAATTTGAAACTCAAACTAAACGACCAGTTTCTATTGGCGCAGTACATTCTACGCTGAGTCGAATTGAGGAAAAAGGATTTCTTACCTCGAAAATGGGAGAATCATCAGCTGAGCGTGGAGGCCGAAGAAAAAGAATCTACACCATTACGGCCACAGGTCAGCGGGCACTGGAGATTTCCAGAGAGCTCAAAATGACACTTTGGAATCAATTTCCTGCCTTTGCAGAAGGTAAACTCAACTTTGTTTTTGGGTGA
- a CDS encoding ABC transporter permease, translating to MKNGTPPKWAVRLVKWYSHPYYTQEIIGDLEEMFTIWKQEKGIFKAKLFYVWNAILFIRTYNSRLSNQSISFNQLSMIKHSIKLSLRNIRKHKVYSLGNMMGLAIGISISLIIFIHINHELSFEKEYAKHDRIFRVSSSKDWAQSPPSFAEELKSFFPEIEDVARFAKYGGNASVIGTKEKQFISEGIFQADESVIHVFDLNFLQGSKKGSLDKPYTVVLTKSIASKVFGNENPIGKSIEINEEKRKFEVTGVIADLPEKSHLKAEVLVSMPTFYEQIPEDWTGSRGWMVMYSYALLDDQKSVTKLRQRMSDFTVHYFNEEAAEEMALNGQFFEVMPLTDIHLKSNRTGEMGPNSSITYIYIFGTLAIFIIIIASVNFINIFTTLAFKRVKEIGLRKIAGAQRKQLVFQLLLEACVTAMLAATLGLILCLIFLPYYNALANLTITWVELIVSTNIMLIASLAILLGVLSGMYPALLVTRQKLSESIVKNVNPKASISLFRKGLIVFQFTLSLFILISTMVVNRQMNFIKKKDLGFDTDQVVTLKTYGNLGKEIRKNHRSFFASLKQNSNISEVSLASNVVGEPLSREYFRPADADPEVDYGATHMLWTDEAYLDVMGMELIEGRNFRAKVDTSVVFLVSEQIAKNWDRNMVGTIAQYRDEKGPIIGVFKDVNHYSLHSDVAPLAMCLKPSWAGNLLFKINGENPIETMEYIEASLKEKSPNAITQFSFVNDRLQQLYAKENNMFFVFKSFSILALIISCLGLLGIAAIEVQRRTKEVGIRKVLGASASEILILLSKQFSLMLAIAILVGVPVSYLSSEKWLSDYSYRIDLSAWEFVVPSVSLIIISMLVVSLHSIKVIRSNPTESLRNE from the coding sequence ATGAAAAATGGAACTCCCCCAAAGTGGGCCGTCCGACTGGTAAAATGGTACAGTCACCCTTACTATACGCAGGAAATAATTGGGGATCTAGAAGAAATGTTTACCATCTGGAAACAAGAGAAAGGGATCTTCAAAGCAAAATTATTCTACGTGTGGAATGCTATTCTTTTCATACGTACCTACAATAGTAGGCTTTCTAATCAATCAATAAGCTTTAATCAACTAAGCATGATAAAACATTCAATAAAACTTTCACTAAGAAACATCCGCAAGCATAAAGTCTACAGCTTGGGAAACATGATGGGTTTGGCTATTGGAATATCTATAAGCTTGATCATTTTCATCCACATCAATCACGAATTAAGTTTTGAAAAAGAGTACGCTAAGCATGATAGAATTTTCCGTGTGTCTTCTAGTAAAGATTGGGCTCAATCACCACCGTCATTTGCTGAGGAACTCAAGTCTTTCTTCCCTGAAATAGAAGATGTAGCTCGCTTTGCGAAGTATGGAGGAAACGCCTCTGTGATTGGGACAAAAGAAAAACAATTCATTTCAGAGGGAATTTTTCAAGCAGACGAATCTGTAATACACGTTTTTGACTTGAATTTTTTACAAGGATCTAAAAAAGGATCTCTAGATAAACCTTATACAGTCGTCCTAACTAAAAGCATCGCTTCAAAGGTTTTTGGAAACGAAAATCCAATTGGGAAATCTATAGAAATTAATGAAGAGAAACGAAAATTTGAAGTCACAGGGGTGATTGCTGACCTTCCGGAAAAGTCTCACCTAAAGGCAGAAGTCTTGGTTTCAATGCCTACTTTTTATGAGCAGATTCCCGAAGACTGGACAGGTTCACGTGGGTGGATGGTGATGTATTCCTATGCACTTCTGGACGATCAGAAAAGTGTTACAAAATTGAGGCAAAGGATGTCAGATTTTACCGTGCACTATTTCAATGAGGAGGCTGCTGAGGAGATGGCTTTGAATGGTCAATTCTTTGAAGTCATGCCTTTGACAGATATCCATCTAAAGTCAAATAGGACAGGTGAAATGGGACCAAATAGTAGCATCACATATATCTACATTTTCGGGACGCTTGCCATTTTCATCATCATCATAGCCAGTGTCAATTTCATTAATATTTTCACAACATTAGCCTTTAAGCGTGTGAAAGAAATTGGGTTACGCAAGATTGCAGGGGCACAAAGGAAGCAACTAGTTTTTCAATTGCTGCTAGAAGCATGTGTCACGGCGATGCTTGCCGCTACGCTCGGATTGATCTTATGCCTGATATTCCTACCATACTACAATGCATTGGCCAACTTGACCATTACATGGGTTGAGCTTATTGTCTCCACGAATATTATGCTCATTGCCTCGCTAGCTATTTTACTTGGCGTGCTTTCCGGAATGTATCCTGCGCTACTTGTTACCAGACAAAAGCTTTCCGAGTCAATTGTAAAGAATGTCAACCCCAAGGCTAGTATTTCCTTGTTCAGAAAGGGATTGATTGTATTTCAATTTACTCTCTCGCTTTTCATACTGATCTCTACAATGGTGGTCAATCGTCAGATGAATTTCATTAAAAAGAAGGATTTAGGATTTGATACTGATCAGGTAGTTACGCTTAAAACTTACGGAAACTTAGGAAAAGAAATTCGCAAGAACCATCGATCTTTTTTTGCATCGCTTAAGCAAAATTCAAACATCAGCGAGGTTTCACTTGCATCCAATGTAGTGGGCGAACCATTAAGCAGAGAATATTTTAGACCTGCGGATGCTGATCCCGAAGTTGACTATGGTGCGACCCATATGCTATGGACCGATGAGGCTTATTTGGATGTAATGGGAATGGAACTGATCGAAGGCCGGAATTTTAGAGCTAAAGTGGATACGTCTGTCGTTTTTCTGGTAAGCGAACAAATAGCTAAAAACTGGGATCGCAATATGGTAGGAACGATTGCTCAATATAGAGATGAAAAAGGACCCATTATTGGAGTATTCAAAGACGTGAATCACTATTCACTACACAGCGATGTGGCACCATTGGCCATGTGTCTTAAGCCATCTTGGGCAGGCAACTTGTTGTTTAAGATCAACGGCGAAAATCCAATTGAAACCATGGAATACATTGAAGCTAGTCTGAAGGAAAAATCACCGAATGCGATTACTCAGTTTAGTTTTGTCAATGACAGACTTCAACAGCTTTATGCCAAGGAGAACAATATGTTTTTTGTATTCAAGTCTTTTTCCATATTGGCACTTATCATTTCATGCCTAGGCCTGTTAGGCATTGCAGCCATTGAAGTGCAAAGGCGAACCAAGGAAGTTGGAATCAGGAAAGTGCTTGGTGCTTCAGCTAGTGAAATATTGATCCTTCTAAGTAAACAATTCTCTCTTATGCTGGCAATTGCGATACTGGTTGGGGTTCCGGTCAGTTATCTGTCTTCGGAGAAATGGCTATCAGATTATAGTTATCGAATAGATCTGAGTGCTTGGGAATTTGTGGTACCGAGCGTCAGCCTCATTATCATTTCGATGCTTGTTGTATCTCTGCACTCCATTAAGGTGATACGATCAAACCCTACTGAATCACTCAGAAACGAATAA
- a CDS encoding PadR family transcriptional regulator, which translates to MKGTSLGEFEELCLLAVGILQEDAYGVSVKEEVEKFSSRKSTLSTIHSTLIRLEKKGFLESRMGGATESRGGRTKRLFEITLLGKKAINEARQLRENMWQHMPQILWEGGQS; encoded by the coding sequence ATGAAAGGAACATCACTTGGCGAGTTTGAAGAACTCTGTCTACTGGCAGTCGGTATTCTTCAGGAAGATGCATATGGCGTGTCAGTAAAAGAGGAGGTAGAGAAGTTTTCTTCAAGAAAGTCAACACTGAGTACTATTCATTCTACTCTCATAAGACTCGAGAAAAAAGGATTCTTAGAGTCAAGAATGGGAGGAGCTACCGAAAGTAGAGGAGGTAGAACCAAGCGTCTTTTCGAGATCACACTCTTAGGAAAGAAAGCTATAAATGAAGCACGTCAGCTGCGTGAAAACATGTGGCAGCATATGCCGCAAATACTTTGGGAAGGAGGTCAATCATGA
- a CDS encoding sigma-54 dependent transcriptional regulator has protein sequence MAKILVVDDDPSFNKMLITFLIRNSFETTAAHSSQSALRALDNNSFDLVLTDYKLPDFNGLELIEKIKKKEPNLPVILMTTYSDVRTAVKSIQLGAYEFLTKPVNPDELLLLVQRVLSMDKKQEVSKENKASANEYIAGDNESGRELIQHIELVAPTKMSVLILGESGTGKEYAARMIHQKSKRKSNVFFAVDCGALSKELAPSELFGHIKGAFTGASQNKKGAFELANGGTLFLDEIGNLSYEVQVQLLRALQERKIRKVGDDTDISVDVRILAATNEALMDTSETTDFRLDLYHRINEFTLKIPPLRKRIEDFEKFVDHFLHLSSNELNKDAPAISSDVMQIFKNYHWPGNLRELRNIIRRCVLLSTGDKITLSHLPEEIKNSIQDGNEKTAGTNRENINKEDLKALQKETEKEAIIRVLKAAKYNKSKAAETLNIDRKTLYRKLKKYDIDH, from the coding sequence ATGGCTAAAATATTAGTTGTAGATGATGATCCTTCTTTCAATAAAATGCTCATCACATTTCTAATTAGGAATAGCTTTGAAACAACGGCTGCTCATTCGTCGCAATCTGCCCTGAGGGCACTAGATAATAACTCTTTTGATCTTGTTTTAACTGATTACAAGCTGCCTGATTTTAATGGGTTGGAACTCATTGAAAAAATCAAAAAAAAAGAGCCTAATCTTCCTGTAATTCTTATGACCACTTACAGTGACGTGCGAACTGCTGTAAAGTCTATTCAGTTGGGAGCTTATGAGTTTTTGACTAAACCCGTAAATCCTGATGAACTGCTGTTGCTTGTGCAACGAGTGCTCTCAATGGACAAAAAGCAGGAAGTAAGTAAAGAAAATAAAGCTAGCGCCAATGAGTACATCGCCGGAGATAATGAATCAGGTCGGGAGCTGATTCAGCATATTGAGTTAGTAGCACCTACTAAAATGAGCGTGCTGATTTTAGGTGAAAGTGGTACTGGAAAAGAATATGCCGCACGCATGATTCATCAAAAAAGTAAGCGAAAAAGTAACGTCTTCTTCGCTGTGGACTGTGGTGCTCTTTCTAAAGAACTGGCTCCCAGTGAACTTTTTGGACATATAAAAGGAGCTTTTACAGGCGCATCACAAAATAAAAAAGGAGCTTTTGAACTTGCAAATGGTGGTACGCTTTTTTTAGATGAAATAGGAAATCTCAGTTATGAGGTACAGGTACAACTACTTCGTGCATTGCAGGAGCGGAAAATTCGTAAAGTAGGGGATGATACAGACATCTCCGTGGATGTAAGAATACTGGCGGCCACTAACGAAGCTCTGATGGATACCTCTGAGACAACTGATTTTCGCCTCGATTTATACCACCGAATCAATGAATTTACTTTGAAAATTCCACCTCTCAGGAAACGAATAGAGGATTTTGAAAAGTTTGTGGATCATTTCTTACACCTGTCCTCAAACGAATTGAATAAAGATGCGCCGGCAATTTCATCTGACGTAATGCAAATATTTAAAAATTATCACTGGCCGGGAAATCTTCGTGAGCTAAGAAATATTATCAGAAGGTGTGTATTGCTGAGCACTGGAGATAAAATCACCTTATCTCACTTACCAGAAGAGATAAAAAATTCCATTCAAGATGGTAATGAAAAAACAGCAGGGACGAATCGAGAAAATATTAACAAAGAGGATTTAAAAGCTCTTCAGAAAGAGACTGAGAAAGAAGCCATTATCCGAGTACTGAAGGCCGCTAAATACAATAAGAGCAAAGCAGCAGAAACACTAAATATCGATCGAAAGACTTTGTATAGGAAGCTTAAGAAATATGATATTGATCATTGA
- a CDS encoding ATP-binding protein, whose product MAASPEKSLKIKIWLILSIAAVIAAGAILWTTHKFDQLSGSIYQLSQPNEKVALINSTFQDFISAENYIQNYIITGNISAARNYQGLIDKTRLGIDQLATLNRNDSAQLKRIDSLDVILQKKIDYLNKFFVLKRQRQSIAFTTLAREQIEASTTDTSVLEQKVYSKTDISGSLKPIEKKHIINREDTSKGFWSSVKRLFGNSYIVDTVTKVEYDYYTFERTSHDTATIKSYSPDSVLQQVKKILTETEGKEVQFLQNLTRQELAMIEQDQIFMKQIRSIITNLDKSEREAANARRKSAFILATDSTRVIVIIGVVSLLIGSILFIFITKDITKASYLRKQLEIAKSKAEKLANIKGSFLSNMSHEIRTPLNSILGFTKILENTSLSGSQQKYMHAVSGSSGYLMELVNDILDYSKIESGKLHINKTPFSTEKLKNDIKKMFLLNAEEKGLKLKLTESNELPQWLLGDAFRVKQIISNLLSNAVKFTSSGHITVTFDGHWYKEKFYFSVIVSDTGIGIASEKLSAIFDVFSQEENDTADRFGGTGLGLAICYRLTKAMKGSIHAESNKGKGSSFKVVIPMVKVDERSLPEVLPSEEIGELNLPNAYIVLVEDDHWNALLLKTILTRRKAQVKVFHNPLDALGFLQKNEKQVDLLFTDLKMPGMRGEDLVKSCRKNGFDKPIVAITAHIQKEQKNEVLSMDIQAICSKPYEEEEIDLVLADLLPDKAVKESVSSKEKGEQNVSNIDLSDLKKFAGDNPALLKELLAELKTNNQKQLESYKYLLDQEKWLELAELTHRMIPTYEHTKQHHISELLRSIELYVEISNFDRAKELANEAILELEKAIRKFEEINDQYHIS is encoded by the coding sequence ATGGCTGCAAGTCCTGAAAAAAGTTTAAAAATTAAGATATGGCTGATCTTGTCTATTGCAGCGGTAATCGCTGCAGGAGCTATTTTATGGACCACCCACAAGTTTGATCAGCTTTCAGGGTCTATTTACCAGCTAAGTCAACCAAATGAAAAAGTAGCACTGATCAACTCAACCTTTCAAGATTTTATTTCTGCTGAAAACTATATTCAGAACTATATAATTACAGGAAATATATCTGCAGCAAGAAACTATCAGGGGCTAATTGATAAAACCCGTCTGGGCATTGATCAGTTAGCGACTCTGAATCGAAATGATAGTGCCCAATTGAAAAGAATAGATTCTCTGGATGTAATTCTTCAAAAGAAGATTGATTATCTCAATAAATTCTTCGTACTCAAAAGGCAAAGGCAATCGATCGCTTTTACCACACTTGCAAGGGAGCAAATAGAAGCTTCTACTACAGATACTTCTGTGCTGGAGCAGAAAGTATATTCTAAAACAGATATTTCTGGAAGCTTAAAGCCCATCGAAAAAAAGCATATAATCAATAGGGAAGATACCTCTAAGGGTTTTTGGAGTTCAGTAAAAAGACTTTTTGGAAATTCATACATAGTAGATACCGTCACCAAAGTAGAATACGATTACTATACGTTTGAAAGAACTTCTCATGATACGGCAACTATTAAATCCTATTCTCCAGATTCTGTTTTGCAGCAAGTCAAAAAGATACTGACTGAGACAGAGGGAAAAGAAGTGCAGTTTCTCCAAAACCTGACAAGACAGGAACTGGCAATGATTGAACAGGATCAGATATTTATGAAACAGATCAGATCCATTATAACAAATCTGGATAAAAGTGAACGTGAGGCAGCAAACGCCAGACGCAAGAGTGCATTCATCCTGGCTACAGATTCGACCAGGGTAATTGTGATCATAGGTGTAGTCAGTTTGCTAATAGGAAGTATCTTATTCATATTTATCACGAAGGATATCACGAAGGCATCTTACTTGAGAAAGCAACTGGAAATAGCTAAATCAAAAGCGGAGAAACTTGCCAACATAAAGGGAAGCTTTCTCTCCAATATGAGTCATGAAATTCGTACTCCTTTAAACAGCATTTTAGGATTTACCAAGATTTTAGAAAATACCAGTCTTTCTGGTAGTCAGCAAAAGTATATGCACGCTGTAAGCGGTTCTTCAGGCTACCTAATGGAGCTCGTAAATGACATTTTGGACTACTCGAAGATCGAATCGGGAAAACTTCATATCAATAAAACGCCATTTTCTACTGAGAAGTTAAAAAATGACATCAAAAAGATGTTTTTGCTAAATGCTGAAGAAAAAGGTCTTAAACTAAAGCTAACAGAATCCAATGAATTGCCACAATGGCTTCTGGGAGATGCTTTTCGAGTCAAACAAATCATAAGCAACCTACTTAGCAACGCCGTAAAATTTACCAGCTCTGGTCATATAACTGTGACTTTTGATGGACATTGGTATAAGGAGAAATTTTACTTTTCGGTTATTGTCTCGGACACAGGAATTGGTATCGCGAGCGAAAAATTATCTGCCATATTCGATGTGTTTAGTCAGGAGGAAAATGATACTGCAGACAGGTTCGGAGGTACGGGATTGGGTTTGGCGATCTGCTACAGGCTAACAAAGGCTATGAAAGGAAGCATTCATGCCGAAAGCAACAAGGGAAAAGGCAGTAGTTTTAAAGTTGTCATCCCTATGGTAAAAGTAGATGAGCGATCTTTGCCTGAGGTTCTACCATCCGAAGAGATTGGGGAATTAAATCTCCCTAATGCATACATAGTATTGGTGGAAGACGATCACTGGAATGCTCTACTGCTCAAAACGATTTTGACCCGGAGAAAGGCTCAAGTGAAAGTTTTTCATAATCCTCTTGATGCGTTAGGCTTTTTACAAAAGAATGAAAAGCAAGTTGATTTGTTGTTTACCGACTTGAAGATGCCTGGAATGAGAGGTGAAGATTTAGTAAAATCATGTCGCAAAAATGGATTTGACAAACCTATAGTGGCGATTACAGCACATATCCAAAAAGAACAAAAGAATGAAGTTTTGTCTATGGATATACAAGCTATCTGCAGCAAGCCTTATGAAGAAGAAGAAATAGATCTGGTTCTTGCAGATCTATTGCCTGATAAGGCTGTAAAAGAGAGTGTTAGTAGTAAAGAAAAAGGTGAACAAAACGTTTCTAACATTGACCTTAGTGATCTTAAAAAATTTGCCGGAGATAACCCAGCATTGCTGAAAGAACTACTAGCAGAGCTAAAAACCAATAACCAAAAACAATTGGAGTCATACAAGTACTTGCTCGATCAGGAAAAATGGCTAGAATTAGCGGAGCTGACTCACCGGATGATACCTACTTATGAACATACGAAGCAGCATCACATAAGCGAACTGTTAAGATCAATTGAGCTATACGTTGAAATTTCAAATTTTGATCGAGCTAAAGAACTGGCCAATGAAGCTATCTTAGAGCTAGAAAAAGCAATTAGAAAATTTGAAGAGATCAATGATCAATATCATATTTCTTAA
- a CDS encoding ABC transporter ATP-binding protein: MKKELENHENCIIHTEDLTKVYEGVVPVKAVNDVHLHIEKGEFTALVGPSGSGKTTLLNLIGGLDSPTAGKIWLHNQDITQLSKNELIDFRLRNIGFVFQAYNLIPVLTAKENVEFVMLLQKVPDEVRNQRVHQLLEEVGLLDQMNKKPSKLSGGQQQRVAVARALASKPQFVLADEPTANLDSKTAGKLLDIMAKLNHGEGVTFVFSTHDQRVIDRARRVITLVDGAIASDKKKEVLEAV; this comes from the coding sequence ATGAAGAAAGAACTTGAAAATCACGAAAACTGCATTATTCACACAGAAGATCTCACCAAAGTATATGAAGGTGTAGTACCTGTGAAAGCAGTAAATGATGTACATCTACATATTGAGAAAGGAGAATTCACCGCTCTTGTGGGGCCATCCGGTTCTGGTAAAACCACCTTGCTAAATCTGATTGGAGGACTCGACAGTCCAACAGCTGGGAAGATTTGGCTTCATAATCAAGATATCACTCAACTCTCCAAAAATGAGTTGATCGATTTCAGGTTGAGGAATATCGGTTTTGTTTTCCAGGCTTATAACCTTATTCCAGTTTTGACAGCCAAAGAAAATGTGGAGTTTGTCATGTTATTGCAAAAGGTCCCTGATGAGGTAAGGAATCAACGGGTTCATCAGCTTTTGGAAGAAGTCGGTCTGCTCGATCAAATGAATAAGAAACCAAGCAAGCTTTCGGGTGGTCAGCAGCAACGAGTTGCAGTAGCTCGAGCGCTAGCATCTAAGCCGCAGTTCGTTTTAGCTGATGAACCTACGGCTAACCTTGACTCTAAAACGGCTGGTAAGCTATTGGATATCATGGCTAAATTGAATCATGGTGAGGGTGTCACCTTTGTTTTTTCGACACATGATCAGCGAGTAATAGACCGGGCGAGAAGAGTGATCACCTTAGTCGATGGAGCAATCGCATCAGACAAAAAGAAAGAAGTACTAGAAGCGGTGTGA